In Deltaproteobacteria bacterium, the genomic window TGACCTTAATCCTTTTGTCCTGCTGGACCAATCTCTGCAGGACCTCGCCACTGCCGTCATCGCTGCCGTCATCGACAAAGATGACCTCATACGCTACTCCCATCCCCTCCATGACAGTCTTTAACTCTTTATAAAGGGGATCAATATTTTGGGCCTCATTAAAGATGGGAATTACCACAGAGACTGCCCTCAATCTACTCCCTCCTGCCTCTGTATCCTCTCTATCCATTTCTCCTCCTGGTAGGCCAAGTTGTTCTCTCCCCTCTGGAGATAGATGCCCCTCAAGAATTGATGGTACTCCTCATTGAGGGGATAGAGCTGGGAGGCCCTTTTGATCTCCTCCACTCCCTTTTTCTCTTGCCCCGAGATCAAGTACATCATCCCTAAATCGAAGTGGTAGTAATGGCGCCAGGGACTCAATCTTATGGCCTCCTGCACCTCAGAGATCCCCTCCTTGTGGCGGGAAAGCTTTTGAAAGAGCAACACCCCATACCGGTGATGGTATTGGCTATTTTTGGAGTCGAGGCGTATGGCCCTTTTGAGCTCCAGAGCGGCCTCATTCGCAAAAAAGGACCCTGACTCGAGGCGACATGTTGCCCTCTGGTAATGCATCTGCCCATACAATTGAAGGAGCAAAACAATCGAAACCGCTACCACTCCGGCAAACCCCAAAAAGGTGAAGATCGTCTTCCTCCTCCCCTCCAGAGCTATTCTATATACCCTATCATTCGCCTTAGCACCTATGGCCAAGGCCAGAACGGCAAATCCCGCCAGTGTGACATTGGGCAGGTAAAACTCAAAATCGAAGGCATGATGGAGAAAAAAGGCCAGACCTGCCACCATGACAGAACCCACCCAGACCGTTGACTCCCTATCTTCCGTCTCTTTGAGGACGAGCAGGCTGCGCCAAAACCACCAGCAGGCAAACCACAAAAAGGCCATCATTCCCACCACCCCCATCTCCACCCCCAACTGGAGGTAGGTATTGTGAGAATGATGTACTATATTTACCCCAGGCCTTTGGTAAGAAGGATAGATGAGACCGAAGGTATTCAGCCCCTTCCCTACCCAGGGCTCATCCCTGATCATATCTATGGTAGTCTCCCAATTTAATACCCTGAGAACCAGAGGATTGCTCTTGATGGGGGCAAAGGGGTTATCCGGCCTCTTTAGGGTCAACCCAGCAAAGATCAGGGCCA contains:
- a CDS encoding O-antigen ligase family protein; translated protein: MPSHLIHVLIISSLFAATLFSPPVYFWSPILQVILLCWGLFLFFYDGVKKGGLEIKRSSFPLPLLIFFVLAVLYTFKSIDYALSCDFFFQLVSYVAIFFLIAQISSPREARRIALAIVILGILTSLYGLYQYLWGFQNLIDKIGEGELSHICPLIEEILGRLEGGRVFATFLLPSHFAAFLGMSILLSIAFIIIVRKGWRRYLFGMALGLQIFALYLTKSFSGWGSLILACGCFAFIYLGYVKRPKIRYLAYSLGGLVLLLALIFAGLTLKRPDNPFAPIKSNPLVLRVLNWETTIDMIRDEPWVGKGLNTFGLIYPSYQRPGVNIVHHSHNTYLQLGVEMGVVGMMAFLWFACWWFWRSLLVLKETEDRESTVWVGSVMVAGLAFFLHHAFDFEFYLPNVTLAGFAVLALAIGAKANDRVYRIALEGRRKTIFTFLGFAGVVAVSIVLLLQLYGQMHYQRATCRLESGSFFANEAALELKRAIRLDSKNSQYHHRYGVLLFQKLSRHKEGISEVQEAIRLSPWRHYYHFDLGMMYLISGQEKKGVEEIKRASQLYPLNEEYHQFLRGIYLQRGENNLAYQEEKWIERIQRQEGVD